A genome region from Ptiloglossa arizonensis isolate GNS036 chromosome 4, iyPtiAriz1_principal, whole genome shotgun sequence includes the following:
- the LOC143145182 gene encoding CLIP domain-containing serine protease HP8-like, with protein MVVTFILGVLLQALALSSVTAQYQGGSDCVTPTGANGGCIAIRQCQPLLNILQMRPLQTGAIDFLKQSQCGFQGRDPLVCCPLQNPNVNIPPRGDQINPVGPLDPNSGSNPEQPNGGTNGEIVQYNLAGNPLLPTDCGKDLSQRIFGGERTELDEFPWMTLLEYLKPNGKTTACGGVLISRRYVLTAAHCIKGKDLPNTWRLESIRLGEYNTETDPDCVQDGETTVVCADDPITVGIEEQIAHENYRPISRDQRYDIALLRLSRDVAFTSYIKPICLPPSNSFGQKLYVAGWGKTENSSSSDVKLKLSLPLADNQQCKQTYGNAGVTLGYGQVCAGGQKGKDSCRGDSGGPLMSLERTRDGTGRWSAVGIVSFGPSPCGMPGWPGVYTRVIDFVPWILSKMRP; from the exons ATGGTCGTTACGTTTATTTTAGGGGTACTTCTTCAAGCGTTGGCACTTAGCTCGGTCACTGCTC AGTATCAAGGAGGATCGGATTGTGTGACGCCGACCGGTGCAAACGGTGGTTGCATCGCTATACGACAATGTCAACCGTTGCTGAACATCCTCCAGATGCGACCACTTCAAACAGGGGCGATTGATTTCCTGAAACAGTCGCAGTGCGGTTTCCAGGGTAGAGATCCGCTGGTCTGTTGCCCGTTACAAAATCCGAACGTAAATATCCCGCCCCGTGGCGATCAGATCAACCCCGTCGGCCCTCTGGACCCGAACTCGGGTTCGAATCCCGAACAACCGAACGGTGGAACCAACGGTGAAATCGTGCAGTACAATCTGGCGGGGAATCCTCTCCTGCCGACCGATTGCGGTAAAGATCTGTCTCAGAGAATCTTTGGCGGTGAACGCACCGAACTAGACGAGTTCCCTTGGATGACTCTACTGGAGTACCTGAAAC CGAACGGTAAGACCACAGCGTGCGGAGGAGTCCTCATCAGTCGTCGTTACGTCTTAACAGCGGCCCACTGCATCAAGGGCAAGGATTTACCGAACACCTGGCGACTGGAGAGCATACGTCTAGGGGAGTACAACACGGAAACGGATCCAGATTGCGTTCAAGATGGAGAGACCACCGTGGTCTGCGCGGACGATCCGATCACGGTCGGAATCGAGGAGCAAATAGCCCACGAGAATTACAGGCCCATCTCCAGGGACCAGAGATACGACATTGCCCTGTTGAGATTGTCCAGGGACGTTGCGTTCACCAGTTACATAAAACCGATATGTCTACCACCGAGCAACTCCTTCGGGCAGAAGCTGTACGTGGCCGGTTGGGGTAAAACGGAGAACAGCTCCTCGTCGGACGTGAAACTGAAGCTCTCGTTGCCCCTGGCGGACAACCAACAATGCAAACAAACGTACGGCAACGCAGGAGTGACGCTCGGTTACGGGCAAGTGTGCGCGGGCGGGCAGAAGGGCAAGGACTCGTGTCGCGGTGACTCGGGTGGGCCCTTGATGTCCCTCGAGCGGACCCGTGACGGCACAGGGAGATGGTCAGCGGTGGGGATAGTCTCGTTCGGGCCCTCCCCTTGCGGTATGCCCGGCTGGCCTGGTGTCTACACCAGAGTGATAGACTTCGTGCCCTGGATACTCAGTAAAATGAGACCCTAG
- the LOC143145191 gene encoding uncharacterized protein LOC143145191: MEHDTCTSSSSTKSDVSSINENEICKKLISNKKCKRCYYVCLGTLIQIVQTQIQRKYAENDYLYLIGKKCITNLNDWATQWKSKKLLASDFLKPFITSIALFAVGVKLTSELVAWKVM; encoded by the exons ATGGAACACGATACTTGCACGTCGTCCTCGTCCACGAAGTCGGATGTATCATCCAttaacgaaaatgaaatttgtaaaaaa CTTATTTCTAACAAAAAATGTAAACGTTGTTATTACGTTTGCCTGGGTACTTTAATACAAATAGTACAGACGCAAATTCAAAGGAAATACGCAGAAAATGATTATTTGTATCTAAttggtaaaaaatgtataacaaaTTTGAATGATTGGGCAACTCAATGGAAGTCTAAGAAATTACTTGCAAGTGACTTTTTAAAGCCCTTTATTACGTCGATAGCCTTGTTTGCTGTAGGTGTTAAACTAACTAGTGAATTAGTTGCATGGAAAGTGATGTAA